TAATGTAGCTCTTATTTGTCCGTATACATCAGCATCTGAGTCAGTAAAAGGTATGATATCAAATGCAGAGAGGAATTTAATAAGCGTATTTTTGTTTTTTGCATAATCAATACTTTTAGCGGCACCGTATTCCAATTCGGCAACAGTAATGGATGAGATT
The sequence above is drawn from the Leptospira kanakyensis genome and encodes:
- the vapC gene encoding type II toxin-antitoxin system tRNA(fMet)-specific endonuclease VapC, translating into ISSITVAELEYGAAKSIDYAKNKNTLIKFLSAFDIIPFTDSDADVYGQIRATLEKKGKIIGPYDLQIAAQAISNNLILVSNNTKEFIRVPNLKLENWI